In the genome of Shewanella glacialimarina, one region contains:
- a CDS encoding septal ring lytic transglycosylase RlpA family protein, with protein MVAISRKIQLLIFFFILTGCTSLQPDAGGKIINFTESGQASYYSDRHQNKKTASGDLYIHSQNTAAHKSLPFGSNVKVTNINNGKSIIVKINDRGPFVKGRIIDLSKSAFNSIANISNGLINVKIEVVD; from the coding sequence ATGGTTGCCATTTCTCGAAAAATTCAGTTGTTAATTTTTTTCTTCATATTAACAGGGTGTACTTCGCTACAGCCAGATGCTGGTGGAAAGATAATAAACTTCACTGAATCCGGTCAAGCCTCATACTATTCTGACAGACATCAAAACAAGAAAACGGCAAGCGGTGATTTATATATTCACAGTCAAAATACAGCAGCACATAAAAGTTTACCTTTTGGCTCAAATGTCAAAGTGACCAATATCAACAATGGCAAAAGTATTATCGTGAAAATCAATGATCGTGGTCCTTTTGTTAAGGGCCGTATCATTGACCTTTCTAAGTCAGCCTTCAACAGCATCGCTAATATATCTAATGGTTTGATTAACGTTAAAATTGAAGTAGTTGATTAG
- a CDS encoding methyl-accepting chemotaxis protein: MKSISFKLIMAALVTVTFLVVIFGVYDYLAQSAKLQQKQNVQLDLVASRLQLSLPSAVWNYEESQMARLLDSEQQSDDVAFLSFHNDNGDQIAQSKGEKSTNFRTIPLQYVENDTASDIGTVRLYIDDTSIKEELAELAFRAILKGLLLDVFLVTALFFLFSRLITRPLTHVANALENIASGEGNLTRRLHVSREDEIGKVSSSFNLFVEKIQVLVQSIQVSVDDVFRAARNVHTGAELSRGHVHDQQLETDQVAAAITQMSASAKEIATSVKLSAESALQANMDTKEVSNIINDSIDSINDLSSQLTEAATVVNSLDKDVTAIVSILDVIRSIAEQTNLLALNAAIEAARAGEQGRGFAVVADEVRALASRTQQSTAEIQTGITKLQSGAKSAVKVMLESQSKSEASVVNAQSSGTAINRILISTEKITDMATHIATAVEQQSTVAEDLTHNINRIVTSGQENLIQLSEMNKNSEDLESTSRNLKKLTNQFKA, from the coding sequence ATGAAATCAATTTCTTTTAAGTTAATCATGGCAGCGCTAGTCACTGTAACCTTTTTAGTTGTAATATTTGGGGTGTATGACTATCTGGCACAAAGTGCAAAACTACAACAGAAACAAAATGTTCAACTTGATTTAGTTGCTTCAAGATTACAGTTAAGCCTACCTAGCGCAGTTTGGAATTATGAAGAGTCTCAAATGGCTCGATTACTTGATTCAGAACAACAATCTGATGACGTTGCTTTTTTAAGTTTTCATAATGACAACGGTGACCAAATTGCCCAATCCAAAGGTGAGAAAAGTACTAACTTTCGTACAATACCACTACAATATGTAGAAAATGATACAGCCTCAGATATCGGTACAGTAAGATTATACATTGATGATACTAGCATCAAAGAAGAGCTAGCAGAACTCGCTTTTAGGGCTATTTTAAAAGGGTTGTTACTGGATGTTTTTTTAGTTACAGCACTCTTTTTTCTATTTAGTCGACTGATTACTCGCCCACTCACCCATGTTGCTAATGCCTTAGAAAACATAGCCAGTGGCGAAGGCAATTTGACCCGTAGGCTTCATGTAAGTCGCGAAGATGAAATTGGCAAGGTATCAAGTTCATTTAATCTCTTTGTAGAAAAAATTCAAGTGCTTGTACAATCTATACAGGTTTCTGTTGATGATGTATTTCGTGCAGCAAGAAATGTACACACCGGAGCTGAACTCAGTCGTGGGCATGTACACGACCAGCAATTAGAAACCGATCAGGTCGCGGCTGCAATCACCCAAATGTCAGCCTCAGCAAAAGAAATCGCTACAAGCGTGAAGCTTTCAGCAGAATCGGCGTTGCAAGCTAATATGGATACCAAAGAAGTATCCAACATTATAAATGACTCTATTGATTCTATTAATGATTTATCTAGTCAATTAACAGAAGCTGCCACTGTGGTAAATTCGCTAGATAAAGATGTCACGGCGATAGTGTCCATATTAGATGTGATCCGCAGTATTGCAGAGCAAACGAACTTATTGGCGTTAAATGCAGCTATTGAAGCAGCTCGAGCGGGAGAGCAAGGTCGCGGTTTTGCTGTCGTGGCGGATGAAGTCCGCGCCCTTGCTAGCCGAACCCAACAAAGTACTGCTGAAATTCAAACAGGTATTACTAAGTTACAATCCGGCGCTAAGTCAGCAGTAAAGGTGATGCTTGAAAGTCAAAGCAAAAGTGAGGCTTCAGTGGTCAATGCTCAAAGTTCGGGAACAGCCATCAATAGAATTTTAATTTCTACAGAAAAAATTACCGATATGGCAACTCATATTGCAACAGCAGTAGAACAACAAAGTACGGTAGCGGAAGACTTAACCCATAACATCAACCGTATTGTCACATCGGGTCAAGAAAATCTTATACAGCTAAGTGAAATGAATAAAAACTCTGAAGATTTAGAGTCGACATCAAGGAATTTGAAGAAATTGACTAATCAATTTAAGGCCTAA